In the Tribolium castaneum strain GA2 chromosome 1, icTriCast1.1, whole genome shotgun sequence genome, one interval contains:
- the Ae2 gene encoding band 3 anion transport protein isoform X1: MPTEKTATVQKSLLQRAREKLLKLFRNFGHQNDGSSHDGDVVQLDEECAKVFAMDTDNNGFDINKFHDSAPGIPRQYGEKDYIQHRKKSYPHMHAPIKIGSKSMRRRTSSHQITPNSTPPYGTPPKEAVTSPVSTSEQPSVPTPVPSIKSPNVDSDTGPLSSFTLPEECDTAANSSESECVLSEPCGYHSPNEFSPERKVQFINSETRDTFDVDGLKDKKKKENVYFHYRRRHHQGHHPKFRKYSLPDDSNARKRHFHFDKTDASGSNKGRRVSTQPEDLPLIAADRDQLDSHRSDDARGLRRHKTSRPSNASMVHIGRKEGGDLHPSLKKMYDHSPHAIFVELDELFSTNEEREWKETARWIKYEEDVEEGVDRWGKPHVASLSFHSLLNLRKCLEDGLVILDMEERDLPAIAYRISEELYKEDLIREDDKAKIMRALLLRHRHVNDHHERGFKFTRKHSYASLQSLWLEDGVSYDAVMMARCSVCSSQGQLCLPHAMTRGPSYPHNLHDAEKKKVSISSDAYKNGGAPDANTRLMGPDQTVIDIKEETYSASSEDVRRARNDAILKRIPPGAQSSSILVGEVDFLEQPAIAFMRLAEGVMIPSLIEVNIPVRFIFILLGPKKANLDYHEVGRSISTLMANQQFHNIAYGASNRKALLSAINEFLDDSIVLPPGDWERQALLPIEEIKAKSELIKRRKENALKSAEEAQGVTKALLAAEEEKKPPYSNPLERTRRPFGGLINDLKRRYPYFKSDVTDGINAQCFAAAIFMYFAAVSGAIAFGGLLGAKTNGFIGISETLLSTSAAGVIFAILSGQPLVIVGSTGPLLLFDESLYEFCKANDFEDLFLTTRVYIGLWLGVIGLVVACLEGSVLVKLFTRFTEDIFSALIVLLYIIESVMKLFFLYDRHPLLADYCESGDAINKSYLEDFSDGHYLSNDGNNASNDSYQAMGHVVRRLPTHDMLGPINQPNTALFCTILALGTFAIAYYLKLFRNSQFLGRSARRALGDFGVPIAIITMVFVDYMNPATYTEKLNVPEGLSPTKSEKRGWFIPPHSPDPAFPVWIMFASGIPAMLVYILLFMETHIAELIIDKKERKLKKGSGFHLDIVLICLINILCGFFGLPWICAATVRSIAHVSALTVMSRTHAPGEKPHLIEVKEQRISALAVSILVGLSVLMSPLLKRVPMAVLFGVFLYMGAASIDGIQFFDRIKLLFMPVKHHPQASYVRKVKTAKMHLFTFIQLMCLVVLWTVKSTEASLAFPFFLILMVPLRSYLTRIFSPRELRALDGDQPDADDDEPDFYAEAPLPG, translated from the exons AACGATGGCAGCAGTCATGACGGAGATGTCGTCCAACTGGATGAAGAATGTGCGAAAGTGTTCGCAATGGACACTGATAACAATGGTTTTGACATTAACAAATTTCACGATTCCGCTCCAGGTATTCCAAGACAGTATGGAGAAAAAGATTACATAC AACATCGCAAGAAGAGCTACCCGCACATGCACGCGCCCATCAAAATCGGCTCAAAGTCGATGAGACGTCGCACTTCCTCGCACCAAATCACGCCAAATTCGACTCCGCCTTATGGGACGCCGCCAAAGGAAGCCGTCACATCTCCGGTTTCCACCTCCGAGCAGCCGTCGGTGCCCACACCCGTCCCCAGCATCAAGTCTCCAAACGTCGATTCGGACACGGGGCCGCTGAGCTCCTTCACGCTGCCGGAGGAATGTGACACTGCGGCCAACAGCTCGGAATCAGAGTGCGTCCTGTCGGAGCCTTGCGGGTACCACAGTCCTAATGAATTTTCGCCCGAACGCAAAGTACAGTTTATCAACAGCGAAACGAGGGACACGTTTGACGTCGATGGGCTTAAGGACAAGAAGAAGAA AGAAAATGTTTACTTTCATTATAGGAG ACGTCACCACCAGGGCCACCACCCGAAATTCCGTAAGTATTCCCttcccgacgactccaatgcCCGCAAACGGCACTTCCACTTCGACAAAACCGACGCGTCTGGAAGTAACAAGGGGCGTCGGGTCTCCACTCAGCCTGAAGATCTGCCCCTGATTGCGGCCGATCGGGACCAACTGGACAGCCATCGATCCGACGATGCTCGCGGCCTCAGAAGACACAAGACTTCACGACCAAGCAATGCATCGATGGTCCACATCGGCCGGAAGGAGGGCGGCGATCTGCATCCCTCCCTCAAGAAGATGTACGATCACAGCCCCCATGCC ATATTTGTCGAGCTGGATGAGCTGTTCTCGACCAACGAGGAGCGAGAGTGGAAGGAAACCGCCCGCTGGATCAAATACGAGGAGGATGTGGAGGAAGGTGTTGACAGATGGGGAAAGCCACATGTTGCGTCGTTGAGCTTTCACTCGTTGCTGAATCTGAGGAAGTGTCTTGAGGATGGACTTGTTATTCTGGATATGGAGGAGCGGGATTTGCCCGCGATCGCCTACAGAATTTCCGAAGAGTTGTATAAAGAAGATTTGATCAGGGAGGACGACAAGGCTAAAATTATGAGGGCTTTGCTGTTGAGGCACAGACATGTTAACGACCATCACGAGAGAGGGTTTAAGTTTACAAGGAAACACAGTTATGCGTCTTTACAG TCTTTATGGCTGGAGGATGGCGTGAGCTACGATGCTGTGATGATGGCCCGCTGCTCCGTGTGTTCTTCACAGGGACAGCTGTGTCTTCCGCACGCTATGACTCGCGGTCCTTCTTACCCACAC AACCTGCACGACGCcgaaaagaaaaaagtcaGCATTTCGAGCGACGCTTACAAAAACGGCGGTGCTCCAGACGCCAACACCCGGCTGATGGGCCCCGACCAAACCGTCATCGACATAAAAGAAGAAACATATTCGGCAAGCTCAGAAGACGTCCGCCGTGCCCGCAACGACGCCATCCTCAAACGCATTCCTCCAGGTGCCCAAAGCTCCAGCATCCTGGTCGGAGAAGTGGACTTCCTGGAGCAACCGGCCATCGCATTCATGCGCCTCGCCGAAGGCGTCATGATCCCCTCCCTCATCGAAGTAAACATCCCGGTGCGCTTCATTTTCATCCTCCTAGGTCCCAAGAAAGCCAATTTGGACTACCATGAAGTTGGCCGTTCGATTTCCACACTTATGGCCAACCAGCAGTTCCATAACATTGCCTACGGTGCCAGCAACCGCAAGGCGTTGCTTTCGGCTATTAACGAGTTCCTGGACGACAGCATCGTGCTGCCACCTGGTGATTGGGAGCGCCAGGCGCTGCTCCCCATCGAGGAGATCAAGGCAAAGAGCGAGCTGATTAAGCGGCGGAAGGAGAACGCGTTGAAATCGGCCGAGGAGGCACAAGGGGTTACTAAAGCGCTGCTGGCGGCTGAGGAGGAGAAAAAGCCCCCGTACTCCAACCCCTTGGAGCGGACCCGGCGCCCCTTCGGGGGGCTCATCAACGATTTAAAACGCCGGTATCCATACTTCAAAAGCGACGTCACCGACGGTATAAACGCCCAGTGTTTCGCTGCGGCGATTTTCATGTATTTCGCGGCGGTTTCGGGGGCGATAGCCTTCGGGGGGCTCCTGGGGGCCAAAACCAACGGCTTCATCGGAATTTCCGAAACCCTGCTCTCGACCTCAGCCGCAGGAGTGATTTTCGCGATCTTGTCAGGACAGCCGTTGGTGATAGTCGGAAGTACGGGCCCTTTGCTCTTGTTCGACGAGAGTTTGTACGAGTTTTGCAAAGCCAACGATTTCGAAGATTTGTTTTTGACCACGCGGGTGTACATCGGGCTTTGGTTGGGCGTGATTGGACTTGTGGTGGCGTGCTTGGAAGGCAGCGTTCTCGTTAAGTTGTTCACGCGCTTCACTGAGGATATTTTCTCGGCGCTTATCgttttactttacataattgaGAGTGTtatgaaattgtttttcctctacgaTCGGCATCCACTTCTTGCCGATTATTGCGAGTCGGGGGATGCCATTAATAAGTCATATCTTGAGGATTTTTCGGACGGGCATTATTTATCAAATGATGGGAACAATGCAAGTAATGATTCCTATCAGGCGATGGGGCATGTGGTGAGGAGGCTGCCAACACACGATATGCTGGGGCCGATCAATCAACCCAATACGGCCCTGTTTTGCACCATTTTGGCGCTGGGGACCTTTGCTATCGCGTATTATCTCAAGTTGTTCCGGAACAGCCAGTTTTTAGGAAGAAGT GCAAGGCGAGCGCTCGGGGATTTCGGCGTCCCGATCGCCATCATAACCATGGTTTTCGTGGACTACATGAATCCGGCGACATACACCGAGAAGCTCAACGTGCCCGAGGGCTTATCTCCCACAAAATCGGAAAAACGCGGCTGGTTTATCCCGCCCCACAGCCCCGACCCAGCCTTTCCTGTCTGGATCATGTTTGCGTCAGGCATACCGGCAATGCTCGTCTACATTCTCCTCTTCATGGAGACTCACATTGCCGA ACTCATCATCGACAAGAAGGAGCGCAAGCTGAAAAAAGGCAGCGGATTCCATTTAGATATAGTGCTCATCTGTCTGATCAACATCTTGTGCGGCTTTTTCGGCTTGCCCTGGATTTGCGCCGCCACCGTGCGATCTATTGCTCACGTCTCGGCGTTGACTGTTATGTCGAGAACACACGCTCCCGGAGAAAAACCGCACCTGATCGAAGTCAAGGAACAAAGGATTTCTGCTTTGGCGGTGTCTATTCTGGTCGGACTTTCGGTGCTTATGTCGCCGTTATTGAAGAGGGTACCGATGGCTGTACTTTTTGGGGTGTTTCTCTACATGGGGGCGGCGTCCATCGACGGGATTCAGTTCTTCGATCGCATTAAACTACTCTTTATGCCGGTCAAACATCATCCGCAAGCGTCCTACGTCAGGAAG GTGAAGACAGCGAAAATGCATTTGTTTACGTTTATCCAGCTGATGTGCTTGGTTGTGCTTTGGACGGTAAAATCAACAGAAGCATCATTGGCTTTTCCCttctttttgattttaatggTGCCATTAAGGAGCTACTTAACTCGTATATTTTCACCAAGGGAGCTACGAGCG cTTGATGGAGACCAACCGGATGCCGATGACGACGAACCCGACTTCTATGCGGAGGCACCACTTCCTGGATAG
- the Ae2 gene encoding band 3 anion transport protein isoform X4 — protein sequence MPTEKTATVQKSLLQRAREKLLKLFRNFGHQNDGSSHDGDVVQLDEECAKVFAMDTDNNGFDINKFHDSAPGIPRQYGEKDYIQHRKKSYPHMHAPIKIGSKSMRRRTSSHQITPNSTPPYGTPPKEAVTSPVSTSEQPSVPTPVPSIKSPNVDSDTGPLSSFTLPEECDTAANSSESECVLSEPCGYHSPNEFSPERKVQFINSETRDTFDVDGLKDKKKKENVYFHYRRRHHQGHHPKFRKYSLPDDSNARKRHFHFDKTDASGSNKGRRVSTQPEDLPLIAADRDQLDSHRSDDARGLRRHKTSRPSNASMVHIGRKEGGDLHPSLKKMYDHSPHAIFVELDELFSTNEEREWKETARWIKYEEDVEEGVDRWGKPHVASLSFHSLLNLRKCLEDGLVILDMEERDLPAIAYRISEELYKEDLIREDDKAKIMRALLLRHRHVNDHHERGFKFTRKHSYASLQNLHDAEKKKVSISSDAYKNGGAPDANTRLMGPDQTVIDIKEETYSASSEDVRRARNDAILKRIPPGAQSSSILVGEVDFLEQPAIAFMRLAEGVMIPSLIEVNIPVRFIFILLGPKKANLDYHEVGRSISTLMANQQFHNIAYGASNRKALLSAINEFLDDSIVLPPGDWERQALLPIEEIKAKSELIKRRKENALKSAEEAQGVTKALLAAEEEKKPPYSNPLERTRRPFGGLINDLKRRYPYFKSDVTDGINAQCFAAAIFMYFAAVSGAIAFGGLLGAKTNGFIGISETLLSTSAAGVIFAILSGQPLVIVGSTGPLLLFDESLYEFCKANDFEDLFLTTRVYIGLWLGVIGLVVACLEGSVLVKLFTRFTEDIFSALIVLLYIIESVMKLFFLYDRHPLLADYCESGDAINKSYLEDFSDGHYLSNDGNNASNDSYQAMGHVVRRLPTHDMLGPINQPNTALFCTILALGTFAIAYYLKLFRNSQFLGRSARRALGDFGVPIAIITMVFVDYMNPATYTEKLNVPEGLSPTKSEKRGWFIPPHSPDPAFPVWIMFASGIPAMLVYILLFMETHIAELIIDKKERKLKKGSGFHLDIVLICLINILCGFFGLPWICAATVRSIAHVSALTVMSRTHAPGEKPHLIEVKEQRISALAVSILVGLSVLMSPLLKRVPMAVLFGVFLYMGAASIDGIQFFDRIKLLFMPVKHHPQASYVRKVKTAKMHLFTFIQLMCLVVLWTVKSTEASLAFPFFLILMVPLRSYLTRIFSPRELRALDGDQPDADDDEPDFYAEAPLPG from the exons AACGATGGCAGCAGTCATGACGGAGATGTCGTCCAACTGGATGAAGAATGTGCGAAAGTGTTCGCAATGGACACTGATAACAATGGTTTTGACATTAACAAATTTCACGATTCCGCTCCAGGTATTCCAAGACAGTATGGAGAAAAAGATTACATAC AACATCGCAAGAAGAGCTACCCGCACATGCACGCGCCCATCAAAATCGGCTCAAAGTCGATGAGACGTCGCACTTCCTCGCACCAAATCACGCCAAATTCGACTCCGCCTTATGGGACGCCGCCAAAGGAAGCCGTCACATCTCCGGTTTCCACCTCCGAGCAGCCGTCGGTGCCCACACCCGTCCCCAGCATCAAGTCTCCAAACGTCGATTCGGACACGGGGCCGCTGAGCTCCTTCACGCTGCCGGAGGAATGTGACACTGCGGCCAACAGCTCGGAATCAGAGTGCGTCCTGTCGGAGCCTTGCGGGTACCACAGTCCTAATGAATTTTCGCCCGAACGCAAAGTACAGTTTATCAACAGCGAAACGAGGGACACGTTTGACGTCGATGGGCTTAAGGACAAGAAGAAGAA AGAAAATGTTTACTTTCATTATAGGAG ACGTCACCACCAGGGCCACCACCCGAAATTCCGTAAGTATTCCCttcccgacgactccaatgcCCGCAAACGGCACTTCCACTTCGACAAAACCGACGCGTCTGGAAGTAACAAGGGGCGTCGGGTCTCCACTCAGCCTGAAGATCTGCCCCTGATTGCGGCCGATCGGGACCAACTGGACAGCCATCGATCCGACGATGCTCGCGGCCTCAGAAGACACAAGACTTCACGACCAAGCAATGCATCGATGGTCCACATCGGCCGGAAGGAGGGCGGCGATCTGCATCCCTCCCTCAAGAAGATGTACGATCACAGCCCCCATGCC ATATTTGTCGAGCTGGATGAGCTGTTCTCGACCAACGAGGAGCGAGAGTGGAAGGAAACCGCCCGCTGGATCAAATACGAGGAGGATGTGGAGGAAGGTGTTGACAGATGGGGAAAGCCACATGTTGCGTCGTTGAGCTTTCACTCGTTGCTGAATCTGAGGAAGTGTCTTGAGGATGGACTTGTTATTCTGGATATGGAGGAGCGGGATTTGCCCGCGATCGCCTACAGAATTTCCGAAGAGTTGTATAAAGAAGATTTGATCAGGGAGGACGACAAGGCTAAAATTATGAGGGCTTTGCTGTTGAGGCACAGACATGTTAACGACCATCACGAGAGAGGGTTTAAGTTTACAAGGAAACACAGTTATGCGTCTTTACAG AACCTGCACGACGCcgaaaagaaaaaagtcaGCATTTCGAGCGACGCTTACAAAAACGGCGGTGCTCCAGACGCCAACACCCGGCTGATGGGCCCCGACCAAACCGTCATCGACATAAAAGAAGAAACATATTCGGCAAGCTCAGAAGACGTCCGCCGTGCCCGCAACGACGCCATCCTCAAACGCATTCCTCCAGGTGCCCAAAGCTCCAGCATCCTGGTCGGAGAAGTGGACTTCCTGGAGCAACCGGCCATCGCATTCATGCGCCTCGCCGAAGGCGTCATGATCCCCTCCCTCATCGAAGTAAACATCCCGGTGCGCTTCATTTTCATCCTCCTAGGTCCCAAGAAAGCCAATTTGGACTACCATGAAGTTGGCCGTTCGATTTCCACACTTATGGCCAACCAGCAGTTCCATAACATTGCCTACGGTGCCAGCAACCGCAAGGCGTTGCTTTCGGCTATTAACGAGTTCCTGGACGACAGCATCGTGCTGCCACCTGGTGATTGGGAGCGCCAGGCGCTGCTCCCCATCGAGGAGATCAAGGCAAAGAGCGAGCTGATTAAGCGGCGGAAGGAGAACGCGTTGAAATCGGCCGAGGAGGCACAAGGGGTTACTAAAGCGCTGCTGGCGGCTGAGGAGGAGAAAAAGCCCCCGTACTCCAACCCCTTGGAGCGGACCCGGCGCCCCTTCGGGGGGCTCATCAACGATTTAAAACGCCGGTATCCATACTTCAAAAGCGACGTCACCGACGGTATAAACGCCCAGTGTTTCGCTGCGGCGATTTTCATGTATTTCGCGGCGGTTTCGGGGGCGATAGCCTTCGGGGGGCTCCTGGGGGCCAAAACCAACGGCTTCATCGGAATTTCCGAAACCCTGCTCTCGACCTCAGCCGCAGGAGTGATTTTCGCGATCTTGTCAGGACAGCCGTTGGTGATAGTCGGAAGTACGGGCCCTTTGCTCTTGTTCGACGAGAGTTTGTACGAGTTTTGCAAAGCCAACGATTTCGAAGATTTGTTTTTGACCACGCGGGTGTACATCGGGCTTTGGTTGGGCGTGATTGGACTTGTGGTGGCGTGCTTGGAAGGCAGCGTTCTCGTTAAGTTGTTCACGCGCTTCACTGAGGATATTTTCTCGGCGCTTATCgttttactttacataattgaGAGTGTtatgaaattgtttttcctctacgaTCGGCATCCACTTCTTGCCGATTATTGCGAGTCGGGGGATGCCATTAATAAGTCATATCTTGAGGATTTTTCGGACGGGCATTATTTATCAAATGATGGGAACAATGCAAGTAATGATTCCTATCAGGCGATGGGGCATGTGGTGAGGAGGCTGCCAACACACGATATGCTGGGGCCGATCAATCAACCCAATACGGCCCTGTTTTGCACCATTTTGGCGCTGGGGACCTTTGCTATCGCGTATTATCTCAAGTTGTTCCGGAACAGCCAGTTTTTAGGAAGAAGT GCAAGGCGAGCGCTCGGGGATTTCGGCGTCCCGATCGCCATCATAACCATGGTTTTCGTGGACTACATGAATCCGGCGACATACACCGAGAAGCTCAACGTGCCCGAGGGCTTATCTCCCACAAAATCGGAAAAACGCGGCTGGTTTATCCCGCCCCACAGCCCCGACCCAGCCTTTCCTGTCTGGATCATGTTTGCGTCAGGCATACCGGCAATGCTCGTCTACATTCTCCTCTTCATGGAGACTCACATTGCCGA ACTCATCATCGACAAGAAGGAGCGCAAGCTGAAAAAAGGCAGCGGATTCCATTTAGATATAGTGCTCATCTGTCTGATCAACATCTTGTGCGGCTTTTTCGGCTTGCCCTGGATTTGCGCCGCCACCGTGCGATCTATTGCTCACGTCTCGGCGTTGACTGTTATGTCGAGAACACACGCTCCCGGAGAAAAACCGCACCTGATCGAAGTCAAGGAACAAAGGATTTCTGCTTTGGCGGTGTCTATTCTGGTCGGACTTTCGGTGCTTATGTCGCCGTTATTGAAGAGGGTACCGATGGCTGTACTTTTTGGGGTGTTTCTCTACATGGGGGCGGCGTCCATCGACGGGATTCAGTTCTTCGATCGCATTAAACTACTCTTTATGCCGGTCAAACATCATCCGCAAGCGTCCTACGTCAGGAAG GTGAAGACAGCGAAAATGCATTTGTTTACGTTTATCCAGCTGATGTGCTTGGTTGTGCTTTGGACGGTAAAATCAACAGAAGCATCATTGGCTTTTCCCttctttttgattttaatggTGCCATTAAGGAGCTACTTAACTCGTATATTTTCACCAAGGGAGCTACGAGCG cTTGATGGAGACCAACCGGATGCCGATGACGACGAACCCGACTTCTATGCGGAGGCACCACTTCCTGGATAG